In Toxoplasma gondii ME49 chromosome X, whole genome shotgun sequence, a single genomic region encodes these proteins:
- a CDS encoding hypothetical protein (encoded by transcript TGME49_234625), protein MRGFLRPPGAQKRSAQLLLTRTLTAEKGGEDLLDLSQGQTPQSLQVRAKKASVPAFLSGDETEPSSFGGVRRQQRNREEYGGFWAGTPMHSSHKLRCFVRRR, encoded by the coding sequence ATGCGCGGCTTTCTGCGGCCGCCAGGGGCACAGAAACGCAGTGCACAGCTCCTCCTCACGCGGACACTGACGGCAGAAAAGGGTGGAGAAGACCTTCTCGATCTAAGCCAGGGGCAGACGCCGCAGTCTCTGCAAGTCCGCGCGAAAAAAGCGTCCgttcctgcttttctctccggagacgagacagaaccGAGCTCTTTTGGAGGCGTTcgaagacagcagcgaaACCGGGAAGAGTACGGAGGCTTCTGGGCGGGGACGCCCATGCACAGCAGTCACAAGTTGCGGTGCTTCGTTCGCAGAAGGTAA
- a CDS encoding hypothetical protein (encoded by transcript TGME49_234640), translated as MALKKLHTEVEKALREVRACIDAYDERWQELLEFNRQFLERPDHLDEAKKDVLRGKKHSVKTATLELVDIKHANDTKARIEADLEGCLRKLHRLKQQLSDWLHNYSDKDIRNKAALVELRKSIELRYKRGRVFYSQGQSSQPGDSAALLAAGPRGAGCRLATLCEAARWMTDFIETLHAQIEGWENELASLSGRGSEDAQPKKSRRRSGREEVDAVKGAPLRQERIDQLAAMLDLHRLHVDCLEGLLDAVYAQELDGDDERLEELREILEPYVHDNADLVVIVADDVYQELGLTCRAGGADALRREAGSSQGPPTPDAQRTEATTSRAAALTEAEAQRDKRSASSSRRSAAALASLDAAEAPTEAGKREEADGDSSAQPTTQRATPAGATPTGPPRASFAAAAAAALKLSASSCSSSPAGGRERLPSSRVAPGASCVSAPASSAPLREDESRISSGLRSSVGASSSPDGCEKASQRPVQRNASISSSSFSFSSSSSSSSSSSSSSSSSSSSSSPSASSSPSSASSASSSSGCVRGSGEADVSSSSKSFASGVGGEAKSAPRPASGRGSTGASSEGDLPAESLRRREAPSEEENEERRLLRNGVPAKPRPRGYAEAVASSLRSALHAPTRFPAPAQSASELQDACDSGGEAPPRENQTRAGNRETSRGTDCRPAAWGPPPAGVWAVGEPGEKEELRDNRASADLDCERRKTQREETQVAGAYRGPATRGDIRESREAERRGRPDDSENGAAECAGAGEARVGEGARSPSGGRETTRDGSSSGHRGKGDWEAREGPTPADDGGVVVALTTEAASGWVYGYRVHALQTAEALQGCWYPPETPHVFLPSYGESVDPAALTFSSGDRLALARSAFATAPHAVDAKLGDQDRTSPSFPCAAALRAATAGEAFVRPQASVPQAVAVSPRSRVALLRGPGGGDRDSDQRSEAIESKRPLGQDSPHAAAESPFLGCTGKSPNSGGSSSLLAAPLPGFSPAAGGSSQDSVQLLWSSCDGSPAPAAPAALPRVSGAAKAAPLRGWSPDAPPAGLPTAVDGRSAGCTSGDVCSLESFFANSADAVASGDATFAASPSLATLSPSSPVASSSTHSGGAGSGACCVGSPASSKSSPCGVVTPQSRGGEPGSSGLPARPGSLSQVSDSSHQPSRRGTKSASGQRLFGDADIWAGLASLLPPGVGEDEGGIAPLEAASSLPSLPTDADGAARAVCCGDRRAAGPQAAGGTPGFASAGVSDGQPGSAGASTTFSDSARSSCVQSSQPSRDGEKLTRRVALGAATERAEEATGARAPVPEFCPTLLTPHALHANAEEKRRSDRGGDCERGEQTDEGRASLSPGSCERDAAAVSASALQRLCHKCLCSVCTVVHILPDEVEVRELHWSWQGELVEGERGDLSPEREREREGGSDEEGAAKRTRGDARHCESELAGRSEPEDEEESQERRRRSVDCGRRQRAQGKAGEEGHGEAASGDVKRGRRCSVESRKGGERSGNSRVSSGDGGDTARSSSASRLSSAEPPESGASVVSPRVPRHIRRVGQSPRTCHGCVARLAHSLLRFEKGEFVEVLIHHRQGWIFGRIRGQPHRRGWFPDYMLQRPEDVCSALPFEDLTACAQLLGLSH; from the exons ATggcactgaagaaactccacacagaggtggagaaggcgcTCCGCGAGGTTCGCGCTTGCATCGACGCCTACGACGAGCGGTGGCAGGAGCTCCTGGAGTTCAACCGGCAATTTTTGGAGAGACCGGACCATCTGGACGAGGCGAAAAAAGACGTCCTCAGAG GAAAAAAGCACAGCGTCAAAACGGCGACGCTCGAATTGGTGGACATCAAACATGCGAACGATACGAAGGCGCGAATCGAAGCGGACCTGGAAGGGTGTCTCCGCAAGCTCCATCGCCTCAAGCAGCAGCTTTCTG ACTGGCTCCACAACTACAGCGACAAAGATATTCGAAATAAAGCCGCTCTGGTCGAGCTACGGAAGAGCATTGAG CTCCGGTACAAGCGCGGGAGAGTTTTTTACTCGCAGGGCCAGAGTTCGCAGCCTGGCGACAGTGCGGCGCTCCTCGCTGCGGGGCCTCGGGGCGCCGGCTGTCGGCTCGCCACCTTGTGCGAAGCAGCTCGGTGGATGACGGACTTCATCGAAACGCTCCATGCGCAGATCGAGGGATGGGAGAACGAGCTGGCGAGTTTGTCCGGCCGCGGCAGCGAAGATGcgcagccgaagaagagtcgCAGACGCAGCGGCCGCGAGGAGGTCGACGCAGTCAAGGGCGCGCCTCTCAGACAGGAGCGAATCGACCAACTCGCCGCGATGCTGGATCTCCACAGACTCCATGTGGACTGCCTCGAGGGACTCTTGGACGCTGTGTACGCGCAAGAACTGGACGGCGACGACGAACGCCTGGAGGAACTCAGAGAAATTCTCGAGCCGTACGTCCACGACAACGCCGACTTGGTCGTCATTGTCGCAGACGACGTCTACCAAGAGCTGGGTCTCACATGCAGGGCAGGCGGCGCCGACGCGCTGAGGCGCGAAGCAGGCTCGTCGCAAGGTCCGCCTACGCCAGACGCgcagagaacagaagcgACAACCTCTCGAGCTGCGGCGCTGACCGAGGCcgaggcacagagagacaagagaagcgCCAGTTCCTCGCGGAGGTCGGCGGCTGCTCTGGCGTCTCTAGACGCGGCCGAGGCGCCTACAGAGGccggaaagcgagaagaggcggacGGAGACTCTTCCGCGCAACCAACGACACAGCGCGCG ACGCCTGCGGGAGCGACTCCGACAGGACCTCCCAGGGCTTCgttcgctgctgctgcggcggCGGCTCTGAAactctcggcttcttcttgttcttcttctcctgccggaggcagagagcgtCTGCCTTCGTCTCGAGTTGCGCCAGGCgcctcctgtgtctctgcgcctgcttcctcggcgcctctcagagaagacgaaagtcgGATCTCGTCTGGGCTCCGCAGCTCTGTCGGAGCCTCGTCTTCCCCAGACGGGTGTGAGAAGGCAAGTCAGCGACCGGTCCAGCGAAACGCTTCtatttcttcgtcttcgttctcgttctcttcctcctcttcctcttcttcttcctcttcttcctcttcttcctcgtcttcttcgtcttcttctccgtctgcttcgtcatctccttcctctgcttcctctgcttcctcttcttctgggtGTGTGCGTGGATCAGGGGAGGCGgacgtctcttcctcgtcgaaGTCCTTTGCCAGTGGTGTGGGGGGCGAGGCGAAGTCTGCGCCGAGACCGGCGTCAGGCCGAGGCTCGACAGGCGCGTCGTCTGAGGGGGATCTCCCCGCGGAGTCCTTGCGGCGTCGCGAGGCGCcttcggaggaagagaacgaggaaaggcGTTTGCTGAGAAACGGAGTCCCCGCGAAGCCCAGGCCGAGAGGGTACGCGGAggctgtcgcttcctccttgCGTTCGGCTCTCCACGCGCCGACGCGCTTCCCTGCTCCGGCGCAGTCGGCCTCTGAACTGCAGGACGCGTGTGATagcggaggagaagctcCCCCTCGCGAAAACCAAACTCGCGCGGGGAACAGAGAAACCTCACGAGGAACTGACTGCAGGCCGGCTGCGTGGGGACCTCCGCCTGCAGGTGTGTGGGCAGTCGGCGagcctggagagaaggaagaactcagagacaacagagcgTCTGCCGATCTGGActgcgagagacgaaagacgcagagagaggagacgcaggtgGCGGGCGCCTACAGAGGTCCAGCGACTCGCGGAGACATCCGAGAGTCgcgggaggcggagagaagagggaggccGGACGATAGCGAGAATGGAGCAGCCGAGTGTGCTGGAGCTGGCGAGGCGAGAGTTGGCGAGGGAGCTCGAAGTCCAAGtggcggaagagagacaactcGTGATGGATCGTCCTCAGGACACCGAGGGAAAGGCGActgggaagcgagagaaggaccaACACCGGCGGACGACGGGGGCGTCGTTGTCGCTCTCACGACGGAAGCAGCGTCGG GTTGGGTGTACGGCTaccgagtgcatgcgctccaAACTGCCGAGGCTCTGCAGGGCTGTTGGTACCCTCCAGAGACCCCTCACGTCTTCCTGCCTTCCTACGGTGAGTCCGTCGATCCCGCGGCGCTGACGTTCTCGTCTGGCGACCGGCTGGCTCTCGCGCGGTCCGCCTTTGCGACGGctccgcatgcagtggaCGCGAAGCTGGGCGACCAAGACAGGAcgtctccctcgtttccctGCGCAGCAGCTTTGCGAGCAGCGACAGCCGGGGAGGCCTTTGTTCGTCCTCAGGCTTCGGTGCCGCAGGCGGTCGCGGTCTCTCCGCGCTCGCGCGTTGCGTTGCTTCGAGGCCCAGgcggaggcgacagagactcAGACCAGAGATCAGAGGCCATCGAGAGCAAGCGACCACTCGGACAAG ActcgccgcatgcagctgcagagtcTCCTTTCCTGGGATGCACGGGCAAGAGTCCGAACTCCGGCGGttcgtcgtcgctgctcgcggcgcctctgcctgGCTTCTCGCCTGCAGCGGGGGGAAGCTCGCAGGACTCTGTGCAACTCCTGTGGAGCTCGTGTGACGGTTCTCCTGCGCCTGCTGCGCCTGCTGCGTTGCCGCGAGTGTCGGGCGCCGCGAAAGCCGCGCCGCTCCGCGGATGGAGCCCAGACGCGCCGCCTGCCGGCCTCCCGACCGCGGTCGATGGACGGAGCGCAGGCTGCACCTCCGGCGACGTCTGTTCGCTCGAGTCGTTTTTTGCGAACTCGGCGGACGCCGTGGCTTCTGGAGACGCGACGTTCGCggcctctccctcgctcgcgactctctcgccttcttcgcctgtcgcctcctcttccacGCACAGTGGAGGCGCAGGCAGTGGTGCCTGCTGTGTGGGCTCGCCGGCTTCGTCGAAGTCTTCTCCGTGTGGTGTCGTGACGCCCCAGAGTCGCGGCGGAGAGCCTGGGAGCAGCGGCCTCCCCGCGCGGCCCGGGAGTCTCTCGCAGGTCTCCGACAGTTCGCATCAGCCTTCAAGGAGAGGCACCAAGAGTGCGAGTGGCCAGCGCCTCTTTGGAGATGCGGACATCTGGGCTGGACTCGcgtcgcttctgcctccAGGAGtcggggaagacgaagggggaATCGCGCCGCTCGAGGCTGCGTCGAGTCTCCCGTCGCTGCCGACTGACGCCGACGGTGCCGCCCGCGCTGTCTGCTGTGGAGACCGCCGCGCCGCAGGCCCCCAGGCCGCGGGAGGGACTCCAGGCTTCGCCTCGGCCGGAGTCTCGGATGGCCAGCCTGGGTCTGCGGGGGCGTCGACGACTTTCTCCGACTCTGCGAGGTCTTCCTGCGTCCAGAGTTCTCAGCCTTCCCGCGATGGGGAAAAACTCACCAGGCGCGTCGCCCTTGGCGCGGCGACCGAGAGggcggaggaggcgacaggCGCCAGGGCGCCGGTCCCGGAGTTCTGCCCGACTCTCTTGACGCCTCACGCTCTCCACGCGAAcgccgaggagaaacgaagaagcgacagaggcgGAGACTGCGAGAGGGGAGAGCAGACGGACGAGGGCCGCGCGAGCCTGTCGCCGGGGAGCTGCGAACGCGACGCAGCTGCCGTAAGTGCGAGCGCCCTCCAGAGGCTCTGCCACAAGTGTCTCtgcagtgtatgtacagtcGTCCACATTCTCCCCGACGAGGTTGAAGTTCGCGAACTCCACTGGTCGTGGCAGGGCGAACTCGTCGAGGGGGAACGCGGAGACTTGTCtccagagcgagagagagaacgagagggagGTAGCGATGAAGAGGGAGCGGCGAAACGGACGCGGGGGGACGCGAGGCACTGCGAAAGTGAACTCGCGGGAAGGAGCGAACctgaggacgaggaagagagtcAAGAGCGACGACGGCGATCCGTCGACTGTGGTCGGCGCCAAAGAGCGCAGGGGAAGGCCGGCGAAGAAGGGCATGGCGAGGCGGCCTCTGGGGATGTGAAGCGAGGCCGCAGGTGCAGTGTGGAGAGCCGGAAGGGAGGCGAGCGGTCCGGCAACTCTCGTGTGTCTTCGGGGGACGGTGGCGACACTGCGAGAAGCTCGTCCGCCTCCCGACTCTCGTCTGCCGAGCCGCCAGAGTCTGGCGCCTCCGTTGTCTCACCTCGGGTGCCCAGGCACATTCGCAGAGTGGGACAGAGCCCCCGGACCTGTCATGGCTGCGTGGCGAGACTGGCGCATTCCCTCTTGCGCTTCGAGAAAGGCGAGTTCGTCGAGGTCCTTATCCACCACCGCCAGGGATGGATCTTCGGCCGCATTCGAGGACAGCCTCACAG ACGCGGCTGGTTTCCTGACTACATGCTCCAGCGGCCAGAGGACGTCTGCAGCGCCCTCCCGTTCGAGGACCTCACTGCCTGCGCTCAGCTCCTC ggCTTGAGCCACTAG